The proteins below come from a single Tachypleus tridentatus isolate NWPU-2018 chromosome 13, ASM421037v1, whole genome shotgun sequence genomic window:
- the LOC143237830 gene encoding cilia- and flagella-associated protein 91-like, translating into MLSELEGKTVGSLLHFISKGLIWLQDERKIQAAVILAEREPRMREDREAGQRQVVEWRRQQEDEIFKQVVKVNEDTYLENIIMDSAIATAENKAQKEVQHLVEKLSQMISEEMYSYIKRKEMVAELVHCFLIPEVNKKAIRKRSDFQQERYRHVVQNILYNTTDHLVNETKLIDTIQNTEKIYCILKCFKPVNLSSVNVSHKNVLDPVIQGKSTDELSTAAKQRDHEQDKNTTKLNNSAEKHYENTYFNDSPVHIQNVNSINSLTKLVKAKNVTKQLTDQDKDENVIKQLLDHEREDIMEQQCDLQCDENIVEQLADSGQDENTIIQLADSGQD; encoded by the exons ATGTTATCAGAACTAGAAGGCAAAACAGTTGGATCTCTTTTGCATTTCATCAGCAAGGGACTGATTTGGCTGCAGGATGAAAGAAAAATTCAAGCTGCAGTCATTTTGGCAGAAAGAGAACCAAGAATGCGAGAAGACAGAGAAGCAGGTCAGAGACAAGTTGTAGAGTGGAGACGTCAACAagaagatgaaatatttaaacag GTTGTGAAAGTTAATGAAGATACCTATCTAGAGAACATTATCATGGACAGTGCCATAGCAACTGCAGAAAATAAGGCACAAAAAGAAGTTCAACACTTGGTAGAAAAATTATCACAGATGATATCAGAAGAAAT gtatagTTATATCAAAAGGAAAGAAATGGTAGCTGAGTTAGTTCATTGTTTCCTAATTCCTGAAGTGAATAAGAAAGCTATCAGGAAAagaa gtGACTTTCAACAAGAAAGATACCGACATGTGGTTCAAAATATCTTATATAATACAACTGATCATTTGGTCAATGAAACCAAGTTAATTGACACAATTCAAAACACTGAAAAAATATATTGCATCTTAAAATGTTTCAAGCCTGTAAATCTGTCGTCTGTGAATGTAAGTCATAAAAATGTTCTTGATCCGGTTATACAGGGCAAAAGTACTGATGAACTTAGCACTGCAGCCAAACAACGTGATCATGAACAAGACAAAAACACTACTAAGTTAAACAACTCAGCTGAAAAGCATTatgaaaacacatattttaatgaCTCACCAGTTCATATACAGAATGTAAATTCAATAAACTCACTTACTAAACTTGTAAAAGCTAAAAATGTAACGAAACAACTCACTGACCAGGACAAGGATGAGAATGTTATTAAACAACTTCTTGACCATGAACGTGAAGATATAATGGAACAGCAATGTGACCTTCAATGTGATGAAAATATAGTGGAACAACTTGCTGATTCTGGACAGGatgaaaatacaataatacaacttGCTGATTCTGGACAggattaa